The following are from one region of the Sandaracinus amylolyticus genome:
- a CDS encoding XdhC family protein, which yields MIEVTEALLALLRGGGRGALATVTRAAGSTPQQPGARLLLRPDGTLVGTVGGGAIEQVVVEALRACVRDGTPRVIARELGRDLGMCCGGRMEVFVEPIEGAPRLVIFGAGHVAKATAAIARTVGFAVTIVDDRDELNDEARFPGCLRVLAEPREARDRVAPTAHDWLLVVTHDHRLDEEALDLYSTLPHAYLGVIGSRRKVVRILRRIRARRGALPPLDRVYAPVGLRIGAVSPEEIAVSIVGELVALRHGERAGSHMRALEDAAIRRALESDEPLSDDET from the coding sequence ATGATCGAGGTCACCGAAGCGCTCCTCGCGCTCTTGCGCGGCGGAGGTCGTGGCGCGCTCGCGACGGTGACGCGCGCCGCGGGCTCGACCCCGCAGCAGCCGGGCGCGCGGCTCCTGCTGCGTCCCGACGGAACGCTGGTGGGGACGGTCGGTGGTGGCGCGATCGAGCAGGTCGTCGTCGAGGCGCTGCGCGCGTGCGTGCGCGACGGGACGCCGCGGGTGATCGCGCGCGAGCTCGGGCGCGATCTCGGCATGTGCTGCGGCGGACGCATGGAGGTGTTCGTGGAGCCGATCGAAGGCGCACCGCGCCTCGTCATCTTCGGCGCGGGCCACGTCGCGAAGGCGACCGCCGCGATCGCGCGCACCGTCGGATTCGCGGTCACGATCGTCGACGATCGTGACGAGCTGAACGACGAGGCGCGCTTCCCGGGGTGCCTCCGCGTGCTCGCCGAGCCGCGCGAGGCGCGCGATCGCGTCGCGCCCACCGCGCACGACTGGCTGCTCGTCGTGACCCACGATCATCGCCTCGACGAAGAGGCGCTCGATCTCTACTCGACGCTGCCCCACGCGTACCTCGGCGTGATCGGCAGCCGTCGCAAGGTCGTGCGCATCCTCCGGCGCATCCGCGCGCGACGCGGCGCGCTGCCGCCGCTCGATCGCGTCTACGCCCCGGTCGGACTGCGCATCGGCGCGGTCTCGCCCGAGGAGATCGCGGTGAGCATCGTGGGGGAGCTGGTCGCGCTGCGGCACGGAGAGCGCGCGGGCTCGCACATGCGCGCCCTCGAGGACGCCGCGATCCGGCGCGCCCTCGAGTCCGACGAGCCGCTCTCGGACGACGAGACCTGA
- a CDS encoding DUF1254 domain-containing protein, with protein sequence MPLSIRRALRLGVRFARDALMDPHTARPEFEHEYPTSDAARSIYDDQDLQRAVQAYRFFYPTVSMEAIFHGSREAGVEDGKAIMVLAAGPRHVGFTVNSDTPYAACVLDLQSMGPTVIDLPPGPYVGMVDDHDHRWIGDIGIPGPDRGEGGRYLVLPRDYAGEIPRDHLVARSPTRRALLALRAIPGESGTEGAMEALRRVKIHPYARPDAPLDVIDVSNRDIDTSPLRWEDSLEYWRRLHAVLEQEPPREEFRPMYGLLAALGIERGRPFAPDRRMKRILEAATETGLDQMRVEGFAAGRPDLLVWPDRRWEWIGLTANPDFESPSHLDLQARDRWFVQAIGASPAMFRREPGGGSIYFLAAHDESGAYLDGANTYELRVPLPVPAGLFWSVTAYDSKTRSQVRTAQDVAVLSSLQRTFEPGPDGCAHLYFGPAAPAGGERSWIQTTPGTGFFLYMRIYGPEPASFDGAWKPSDLARVDRGPARARTISPAALRSISTPDSIESAIGHLRFHDGIPRSETAARLYDHLDFVHAQNAYLNGLQAVSAYAIRQGLHDVGVRDNDVLVFSRLMDSQSLFLTANCDTVYFWSTLDLSAGPLVLEIPPKTLGVIDDMWFRWVADVGTSGPDRGEGGRYLIVPQRYAGPLPEGGFYVFRARTDHALLLGRAFLEDDDPAPAAARIRRELKIHPYVAGGVGSSIGAYLRGEGPLGVLGAAARPPRFVEGTGLVMNTIPPNDESFFEMLDAVVQLEPAEALDPEIAGHAAAIGIMKGRPFRPDARMQRILSDAIVVANAAARTIAMRPRLAEGFRYYGEQSGWSNPLFVGGYEFLRPPPHITSEGVEQAPSAGARALDARTQMFYLATGITPAMCMRLENAGSQYLGSFYDADGDPFDGASTYELTLPRGIPAALFWSLTLYDNQTRSMLQTPQRFPRAGSQAHPSPAAVASEDGSVTVFFAPERPQGVPEGNWIQTVPGKGWFVLLRLYSPLRSFFDKTWRPGEIRHTTPRVSA encoded by the coding sequence GTGCCGCTCTCGATCCGGCGCGCGCTGCGCCTGGGCGTGCGCTTTGCTCGCGACGCGCTCATGGATCCGCACACCGCGCGACCCGAGTTCGAGCACGAATATCCGACGTCCGACGCCGCACGGAGCATCTACGACGATCAGGATCTCCAGCGCGCGGTGCAGGCCTATCGGTTCTTCTATCCGACGGTCTCGATGGAGGCGATCTTCCACGGCAGTCGTGAGGCCGGCGTGGAGGACGGCAAGGCGATCATGGTGCTCGCCGCGGGCCCGCGGCACGTCGGGTTCACCGTCAACTCCGACACTCCGTACGCCGCTTGTGTGCTCGATCTCCAGTCGATGGGTCCCACCGTCATCGATCTCCCGCCCGGGCCCTACGTCGGAATGGTCGACGATCACGATCACCGATGGATCGGCGACATCGGCATTCCCGGGCCCGATCGCGGCGAGGGTGGTCGATATCTCGTGCTCCCTCGCGACTACGCGGGAGAGATCCCGCGTGATCATCTCGTCGCGCGATCACCCACGCGCCGAGCGCTGCTCGCGCTGCGCGCGATCCCCGGTGAGAGCGGCACCGAGGGCGCGATGGAAGCGCTCCGCCGCGTGAAGATCCATCCGTATGCGCGGCCCGACGCACCGCTCGACGTGATCGACGTGTCGAATCGCGACATCGACACGTCCCCGCTGCGCTGGGAGGACAGCCTCGAGTACTGGCGCCGGCTGCACGCGGTGCTCGAGCAAGAGCCGCCGCGCGAAGAATTCCGACCGATGTACGGGCTCCTCGCCGCGCTCGGTATCGAGCGAGGGCGACCCTTCGCGCCCGATCGACGCATGAAGCGCATCCTCGAGGCCGCGACCGAGACCGGGCTCGATCAGATGCGCGTCGAGGGGTTCGCGGCGGGGCGGCCCGATCTCCTCGTGTGGCCCGATCGACGGTGGGAGTGGATCGGCCTGACCGCGAACCCCGACTTCGAGTCGCCGAGCCACCTCGATCTGCAGGCCCGCGATCGCTGGTTCGTGCAGGCGATCGGCGCCTCGCCCGCGATGTTCCGGCGCGAGCCGGGAGGTGGATCGATCTATTTCCTCGCCGCCCACGACGAGAGCGGCGCCTACCTCGACGGCGCCAACACCTACGAGCTGCGCGTTCCGCTGCCGGTCCCGGCGGGCCTCTTCTGGTCGGTCACCGCGTACGACTCGAAGACGCGATCGCAGGTCCGCACCGCGCAGGACGTCGCGGTGTTGAGCTCGCTGCAGCGCACGTTCGAGCCCGGCCCCGACGGGTGCGCGCACCTGTACTTCGGCCCCGCCGCGCCCGCCGGTGGCGAGCGCTCGTGGATCCAGACCACGCCGGGCACCGGGTTCTTCTTGTACATGCGCATCTACGGCCCCGAGCCCGCGAGCTTCGACGGCGCGTGGAAGCCGAGCGATCTGGCGCGCGTCGATCGCGGGCCCGCCCGCGCACGGACGATCTCGCCGGCGGCGCTGCGCTCGATCTCGACGCCCGACTCGATCGAGAGCGCGATCGGACATCTGCGCTTCCACGACGGGATCCCGAGGTCCGAGACGGCAGCACGCCTCTACGATCATCTCGACTTCGTGCATGCCCAGAATGCCTATCTGAATGGCCTCCAGGCAGTCTCCGCCTACGCCATCCGCCAGGGTCTCCACGACGTCGGGGTGCGCGACAACGACGTTCTCGTGTTCTCGCGACTGATGGACTCGCAATCGCTCTTCCTCACTGCGAATTGCGACACCGTGTATTTCTGGTCGACCCTCGATCTGAGCGCCGGGCCGCTCGTGCTCGAGATCCCGCCGAAGACGCTCGGCGTGATCGACGACATGTGGTTCCGCTGGGTCGCGGACGTCGGCACGTCGGGCCCCGATCGCGGCGAAGGTGGGCGATATCTGATCGTGCCCCAGCGCTACGCGGGGCCGCTCCCCGAGGGCGGCTTCTACGTGTTCCGCGCGCGGACCGATCACGCGCTCCTGCTCGGCCGCGCGTTCCTCGAGGACGACGATCCCGCGCCCGCAGCGGCGCGCATCCGCCGCGAGCTGAAGATCCACCCCTACGTCGCCGGCGGAGTCGGCAGCAGCATCGGCGCCTATCTGCGCGGCGAAGGCCCGCTCGGCGTGCTCGGCGCGGCCGCGCGCCCGCCGCGCTTCGTCGAGGGCACGGGGCTCGTGATGAACACGATCCCGCCCAACGACGAGTCGTTCTTCGAGATGCTCGATGCGGTCGTGCAGCTCGAGCCGGCGGAGGCGCTCGATCCCGAGATCGCGGGCCACGCGGCGGCGATCGGCATCATGAAGGGTCGTCCGTTCCGGCCCGACGCGCGGATGCAGCGCATCCTCAGCGACGCGATCGTCGTCGCGAACGCTGCAGCGCGCACCATCGCGATGCGCCCGCGCCTGGCCGAGGGATTCCGCTACTACGGAGAGCAGTCCGGGTGGTCGAACCCGCTCTTCGTGGGTGGATACGAGTTCCTCCGACCGCCGCCGCACATCACGAGCGAGGGAGTCGAGCAAGCACCGAGCGCCGGTGCTCGCGCGCTCGATGCGCGCACCCAGATGTTCTATCTCGCGACCGGCATCACGCCGGCGATGTGCATGCGGCTCGAGAACGCCGGCTCGCAATATCTCGGCTCGTTCTACGACGCCGACGGAGATCCCTTCGACGGAGCGAGCACCTACGAGCTCACGCTGCCGCGCGGGATCCCCGCCGCGCTCTTCTGGTCGCTCACGCTCTACGACAACCAGACGCGCTCGATGCTGCAGACGCCGCAGCGATTCCCGCGCGCCGGCAGCCAGGCCCATCCGTCGCCCGCCGCGGTCGCGAGCGAGGACGGATCGGTGACCGTGTTCTTCGCCCCCGAGCGACCGCAGGGCGTGCCCGAGGGCAATTGGATCCAGACCGTGCCGGGCAAGGGCTGGTTCGTGCTGCTCCGCCTCTACAGCCCCCTGCGCTCGTTCTTCGACAAGACCTGGCGTCCCGGCGAGATCCGCCACACGACTCCGCGCGTCAGCGCGTGA
- the xdhB gene encoding xanthine dehydrogenase molybdopterin binding subunit produces the protein MNEPRSTPKHTAPPGARAVGASIPHESATAHVTGAALYTDDLATRMHGVLHAWPVMAPHAHAWLERLDVVPAYDVSGVVKVLTAADVPGENDTGANRRDEPLFPRPAVDGDPRSEILFHGMPVAWVLAESEEAAKLGAARVIAEYTPRPAILTIEQAIDAGAFHTDEERIVRGDVDAALAASKIVIDGELYVGGQEQFYLETQASIAYVDESGAMMVHSSTQHPTETQDVVARVLGVPASDVVVQQLRMGGGFGGKETQANPFASVAAVGAVVTKRPVRVRLDRARDVILTGKRHPFLGRYRVGCDADGTLRALRLALWSDGGWSLDLSFPVLGRALFHSDNAYYVPAMAVTGRVCRTHKSSNTAFRGFGGPQGMVMIEEVLDRVARAVGLSPDVVREKNLYREGHETHYGQRVDDADRLARIWSELKSDAQWDSRRREIDAFNASSQSVKRGLAITPVKFGISFTAKWYNQAGALVHVYKDGSVQINHGGTEMGQGLHTKMLQVAADALGLPLACVRIMPTRTDKVPNTSATAASSGSDLNGAAVKNACDALRARVCEVAASMLGCASDAVTIEGGVVRGNGRELPWAEVIDRAYHERVQLSATGFYKTPEIHWDRDKGRGRPFYYFAYGAAITEVEVDAFTGMYGIRRVDILHDVGDSLSPMIDVGQVEGGFAQGAGWLTQEELVWDDKGALRTPNASTYKLPSLGECPPVFRTKLLERARQEGVVGGSKAVGEPPLMLAISAREALRDAVAACATTGRRGAVALASPATAEQVFWAIQTLREEGRVTMPEPIVGVRS, from the coding sequence ATGAACGAGCCTCGCTCGACCCCGAAGCACACCGCGCCCCCCGGAGCGCGCGCGGTGGGCGCCTCGATCCCGCACGAGAGCGCGACTGCGCACGTCACCGGTGCCGCGCTCTACACCGACGATCTCGCGACGCGCATGCACGGCGTGCTGCACGCGTGGCCGGTGATGGCGCCGCACGCGCACGCATGGCTCGAGCGCCTCGACGTCGTGCCCGCGTACGACGTGAGCGGCGTGGTGAAGGTGCTCACGGCGGCCGATGTGCCGGGCGAGAACGACACCGGCGCGAACCGCCGCGACGAGCCGCTCTTCCCGCGTCCTGCGGTCGACGGCGATCCGCGTTCCGAGATCCTCTTCCACGGCATGCCCGTCGCGTGGGTGCTCGCGGAGAGCGAAGAGGCCGCGAAGCTCGGCGCGGCGCGGGTGATCGCGGAGTACACGCCGCGCCCCGCGATCCTCACGATCGAGCAGGCGATCGACGCGGGCGCGTTCCACACCGACGAAGAGCGCATCGTGCGCGGCGACGTCGACGCGGCGCTCGCGGCCTCGAAGATCGTGATCGACGGCGAGCTCTACGTGGGCGGTCAGGAGCAGTTCTATCTCGAGACCCAGGCATCGATCGCGTACGTCGACGAGTCGGGCGCGATGATGGTGCACTCGAGCACGCAGCATCCGACGGAGACGCAGGACGTCGTGGCGCGCGTGCTCGGCGTGCCGGCGAGCGACGTGGTCGTGCAGCAGCTGCGCATGGGCGGCGGCTTCGGCGGCAAGGAGACGCAGGCGAACCCGTTCGCGTCGGTCGCCGCGGTGGGCGCGGTGGTGACGAAGCGCCCGGTGCGGGTGCGCCTCGATCGCGCGCGCGACGTGATCCTCACGGGCAAGCGCCATCCGTTCCTCGGTCGTTATCGCGTGGGGTGCGACGCCGACGGGACGCTGCGCGCGCTGCGGCTCGCGCTGTGGAGCGACGGTGGTTGGTCGCTCGATCTGAGCTTCCCGGTGCTCGGCCGCGCGCTCTTCCACTCGGACAACGCGTACTACGTGCCCGCGATGGCGGTGACGGGGCGTGTCTGCAGGACGCACAAGTCGTCGAACACCGCGTTCCGTGGGTTCGGCGGGCCGCAGGGCATGGTGATGATCGAGGAGGTGCTCGATCGCGTGGCGCGCGCGGTGGGCCTCTCGCCCGACGTGGTGCGCGAGAAGAACCTCTATCGCGAAGGTCACGAGACGCACTACGGACAGCGCGTCGACGATGCGGACCGACTGGCACGCATCTGGAGCGAATTGAAGAGCGACGCCCAGTGGGACTCGCGACGTCGTGAGATCGATGCATTCAATGCATCGAGTCAGAGCGTCAAACGCGGACTGGCGATCACGCCGGTGAAGTTCGGAATCTCGTTCACCGCCAAGTGGTACAACCAGGCCGGCGCGCTGGTGCACGTCTACAAGGACGGAAGCGTCCAGATCAATCACGGCGGCACCGAGATGGGCCAGGGCCTGCACACGAAGATGCTGCAGGTCGCGGCGGACGCGCTGGGCCTGCCGCTCGCGTGCGTTCGCATCATGCCGACGCGCACCGACAAGGTGCCGAACACCAGCGCGACCGCGGCGTCGAGCGGCAGCGATCTCAATGGCGCCGCGGTGAAGAACGCGTGCGACGCGCTGCGCGCGCGGGTGTGCGAGGTCGCGGCGTCGATGCTCGGATGCGCGAGCGACGCAGTGACGATCGAGGGCGGTGTGGTGCGCGGCAATGGGCGTGAATTGCCGTGGGCCGAGGTGATCGACCGCGCCTATCACGAGCGCGTGCAGCTGAGCGCGACGGGCTTCTACAAGACGCCGGAGATCCACTGGGATCGCGACAAGGGCCGTGGTCGGCCGTTCTATTACTTCGCGTACGGCGCAGCGATCACCGAGGTCGAGGTCGACGCGTTCACCGGGATGTACGGAATTCGCAGGGTCGACATCCTGCACGACGTCGGTGACTCGCTCTCTCCGATGATCGACGTCGGGCAGGTCGAGGGCGGATTCGCGCAGGGCGCGGGCTGGCTCACCCAGGAAGAGCTGGTGTGGGACGACAAGGGCGCGCTGCGGACGCCGAACGCGAGCACGTACAAGCTGCCGAGCCTCGGAGAGTGCCCGCCGGTGTTCCGCACGAAGCTGCTCGAGCGCGCGCGCCAGGAGGGCGTGGTCGGCGGGAGCAAGGCCGTGGGCGAGCCACCGCTGATGCTCGCGATCAGTGCGCGCGAGGCGCTGCGCGACGCCGTCGCGGCGTGCGCGACGACGGGCCGTCGGGGCGCGGTGGCGCTCGCGTCGCCCGCGACCGCCGAGCAGGTGTTCTGGGCGATCCAGACGCTGCGCGAAGAGGGCCGGGTGACGATGCCCGAGCCGATCGTCGGCGTGCGCAGCTGA